In Marivivens aquimaris, one genomic interval encodes:
- a CDS encoding glutamine synthetase family protein: MTWLDENSHVRSIRAGAADLNGQARGKRVPVRFARKIEKDGMRFPLSVLNLDIWGEDVEDSPLVFEVGDPDGVLRPTERGYVPMPWLATPSALLPMWMYTEEGAPFDGDPRHALARVVDRFKARGWTPVVAFEMEFYLIDDSGKEIQQPKSPRSGKRRPGAEILSLRALDAFDNFFNDLYDACEAMDIETEAATSEVGLGQFEMNLVHVEDALKAADDAYLFKMLVRGLARKHGMAASFMAKPYEDYAGNGLHVHFSILDKDGKNIFADGSFEGTEELRQAIAGCLRGIPDLALCFAPHDNSYERLVPESHAPTGICWAYENRTASIRVPGGSLAARRIEHRVAGGDVNPYLFLAAVLGSALTGIEDQMTPPPPISGNAYEQEMAQIPDTWELAIDRFEHSFLAERIFPRLLIDNLVMTKRQELLYLDELSDEEKLELYLDTV; the protein is encoded by the coding sequence ATGACTTGGCTTGATGAGAATTCGCATGTTCGCAGCATTCGTGCGGGCGCTGCGGATCTGAACGGACAGGCGCGCGGTAAACGCGTTCCGGTCCGATTTGCCCGTAAAATTGAAAAAGACGGGATGCGTTTCCCGCTCTCCGTACTGAACCTCGATATCTGGGGCGAGGACGTTGAGGACTCGCCGCTGGTGTTCGAAGTCGGTGATCCCGATGGCGTTCTCCGCCCGACCGAGCGCGGCTATGTGCCGATGCCTTGGCTGGCGACGCCGTCGGCGCTCCTGCCGATGTGGATGTACACTGAAGAGGGCGCGCCATTCGATGGTGACCCGCGTCACGCGCTCGCCCGCGTTGTCGACCGCTTCAAGGCGCGCGGCTGGACTCCTGTCGTTGCGTTCGAGATGGAGTTCTATCTCATCGACGACTCCGGCAAGGAAATCCAACAGCCGAAGAGCCCGCGTTCAGGCAAGCGCCGCCCCGGTGCGGAAATCCTGTCGCTACGTGCGCTGGATGCATTCGATAACTTCTTCAACGATCTCTACGACGCCTGCGAGGCGATGGATATCGAGACCGAAGCGGCAACGTCCGAAGTCGGCCTCGGCCAGTTCGAGATGAACCTCGTTCATGTCGAAGACGCGCTCAAGGCTGCGGACGACGCTTACCTGTTCAAAATGCTGGTGCGCGGCCTCGCCCGAAAGCACGGCATGGCGGCGTCCTTCATGGCAAAGCCTTACGAGGACTACGCGGGCAACGGCCTGCACGTCCATTTCTCGATCCTCGACAAAGACGGCAAGAACATCTTTGCCGACGGCTCGTTTGAAGGCACCGAAGAATTGCGCCAAGCCATCGCGGGCTGCCTTCGCGGTATTCCCGACCTCGCGCTGTGCTTCGCGCCGCACGACAACAGCTACGAGCGCCTCGTTCCCGAAAGCCACGCACCTACGGGTATTTGCTGGGCCTATGAGAACCGCACCGCGTCGATCCGCGTTCCGGGTGGCAGCCTTGCCGCGCGCCGCATCGAACACCGCGTCGCGGGCGGCGATGTGAACCCGTATCTGTTCCTCGCGGCCGTGCTGGGTTCGGCGCTTACGGGCATTGAAGACCAGATGACCCCGCCCCCGCCGATCAGCGGCAATGCCTACGAACAGGAGATGGCGCAGATTCCTGACACGTGGGAACTGGCAATCGACCGTTTCGAGCATAGTTTCCTCGCTGAACGGATCTTCCCGCGTCTCTTGATCGATAACCTTGTTATGACTAAGCGGCAGGAACTGCTCTACCTCGACGAACTGTCGGACGAGGAAAAACTCGAACTCTATCTTGATACGGTCTGA
- a CDS encoding ABC transporter permease, translated as MSCWDIIQDYGLRSIGIGERLLPRDDFTICKQVVLIGSGMLWNIYFGAIALVLGFFLAVATAVAKAGDNVILRKLANTFILLFRGSPLFIQFFFAYFAFLSLKGVSPFFSPFSSAWLGALVVLFLNTAAYSAEIFYGALRSIPKGDIEAADAYGMRGWTRFRRITFPTMLRLAWPAYTNEAIFLFHATTLVFFSGFPAMRQNGDALYYANYFADKTFNPFVPYPILAGFFVLLTLTVIGIFGLVNRQLNKHMPQESRQKIRLRFNLIR; from the coding sequence ATGAGCTGCTGGGACATCATTCAGGACTACGGTCTGCGCAGCATCGGCATCGGCGAACGCCTCCTGCCCCGTGACGACTTCACCATCTGCAAGCAGGTCGTGCTGATCGGCTCGGGCATGCTGTGGAACATCTACTTCGGCGCGATCGCGCTGGTGCTGGGGTTCTTCCTTGCCGTCGCGACCGCAGTGGCGAAGGCCGGCGACAATGTTATCCTGCGCAAATTGGCGAACACGTTCATCCTGCTGTTCCGCGGCTCGCCGCTCTTCATCCAGTTCTTCTTTGCCTACTTCGCGTTCCTGTCTCTCAAGGGCGTCTCACCGTTCTTTTCGCCGTTCAGCTCGGCATGGCTCGGCGCGCTTGTGGTGCTGTTTTTGAACACCGCAGCCTACTCAGCCGAGATTTTTTACGGTGCGCTCCGCTCGATCCCCAAGGGTGATATCGAGGCCGCCGACGCCTACGGGATGCGCGGCTGGACCCGTTTCCGCCGCATCACTTTCCCGACCATGCTGCGCCTCGCGTGGCCCGCCTACACGAACGAAGCGATCTTCCTGTTCCACGCGACGACGCTGGTGTTCTTCTCGGGCTTTCCGGCGATGCGCCAGAACGGCGACGCGCTCTATTACGCGAACTACTTCGCGGACAAGACGTTCAACCCGTTCGTCCCCTACCCGATCCTCGCGGGCTTCTTCGTGCTGCTGACGCTCACCGTGATCGGCATCTTCGGACTGGTGAATAGGCAGCTGAACAAGCACATGCCGCAGGAGAGCCGGCAGAAAATTCGCTTGCGGTTTAATCTGATACGGTAA
- a CDS encoding ABC transporter permease, translating into MCSDPDTLAGLSWLWCYLTTGKHMSMYWAFGTVLLLLAITAPMALLFGFGGASAARSKFAPARWFGKTYIAVVRGVPDIAFFLFFVIALDQLFEYLRHQVKCPDWDQPIRQGNDFLVCPEAKLPLNNAPQWVHESYGFMLAVLTFSIVFGAFAANVIYGAMRSVPRGQMETAEAYGMTPRQSFWRILVPQMWVYALPGLSNLWMVLIKATPLLFLLGVEDIVYWARELGGQKTPRFTDYPHGDWRVWYFLALLIFYLCFTKVSEIVFARISARLSHGQATAAGEAQRKAA; encoded by the coding sequence ATGTGTTCTGATCCCGATACTCTCGCCGGTTTAAGCTGGCTCTGGTGCTACCTCACCACCGGCAAGCATATGTCGATGTACTGGGCGTTCGGCACCGTCCTTCTGCTTCTGGCAATTACCGCTCCGATGGCCCTTCTGTTCGGCTTCGGCGGCGCGTCTGCTGCGCGCAGCAAATTCGCGCCGGCGCGCTGGTTCGGCAAAACCTACATCGCTGTTGTCCGCGGCGTTCCTGACATCGCGTTCTTCCTGTTTTTCGTCATCGCCCTCGACCAGCTGTTCGAGTATCTGCGGCATCAGGTGAAGTGTCCCGATTGGGACCAGCCGATCCGTCAGGGCAATGACTTCCTCGTCTGTCCAGAGGCGAAACTTCCGCTCAACAATGCGCCGCAGTGGGTCCATGAAAGCTATGGCTTCATGCTCGCTGTACTGACCTTTTCCATCGTGTTCGGCGCCTTTGCGGCCAACGTGATCTACGGCGCCATGCGTTCCGTGCCGCGCGGCCAGATGGAAACCGCCGAAGCCTACGGCATGACCCCGCGCCAGTCGTTCTGGCGTATCCTTGTGCCGCAGATGTGGGTCTATGCCCTCCCCGGTCTGTCGAACCTGTGGATGGTGCTAATCAAGGCCACCCCGCTGCTGTTCCTGCTCGGCGTCGAGGACATCGTTTATTGGGCCCGCGAGCTTGGCGGTCAGAAGACCCCGCGCTTTACCGACTACCCGCATGGTGACTGGCGCGTCTGGTACTTCCTCGCGCTGCTGATCTTCTATCTTTGCTTTACCAAGGTCTCCGAGATTGTGTTCGCGCGCATCTCCGCACGCTTGAGCCACGGACAGGCCACCGCCGCAGGCGAAGCCCAGAGAAAGGCCGCGTAA
- a CDS encoding transporter substrate-binding domain-containing protein, whose amino-acid sequence MKKLVLTTALVALGSTAAFAQDVVRMGTEGAYAPYNFINDAGEVDGFERELGDELCARAELTCEWVTNDWDSIIPNLVSGNYDNIMAGMSITAERAEVISFTQDYYPPTASAYVAMSDSADLEGGVVAAQASTIQAAHVAETGATLLEYATGDETLAAVMSGEADAVFADKDFLAPFVEENADLMFVGEDVPLGGGIGMGLRQSDTELKDKFDAAITSMKEDGSLNELLIKWFGEETTTY is encoded by the coding sequence ATGAAAAAGCTTGTTCTCACCACCGCACTGGTCGCTCTGGGTTCGACCGCTGCTTTCGCACAAGACGTCGTCCGCATGGGCACCGAAGGTGCTTACGCGCCGTACAACTTCATCAATGACGCCGGTGAAGTCGACGGTTTCGAGCGTGAACTGGGCGACGAGCTCTGCGCACGTGCAGAACTGACCTGTGAGTGGGTCACCAACGACTGGGATTCGATCATTCCGAACCTCGTCTCGGGCAACTACGACAACATCATGGCCGGCATGTCGATCACTGCCGAGCGTGCTGAAGTCATCTCGTTCACTCAGGACTACTACCCGCCGACCGCTTCGGCATACGTCGCTATGTCGGACAGCGCTGACCTCGAAGGCGGCGTCGTTGCAGCTCAGGCATCGACCATTCAGGCAGCTCACGTTGCTGAAACCGGCGCGACCCTGCTGGAATACGCAACCGGCGACGAAACCCTCGCAGCTGTCATGAGCGGCGAAGCGGACGCTGTTTTCGCTGACAAGGACTTCCTTGCACCGTTCGTCGAAGAAAACGCCGACCTGATGTTCGTTGGCGAAGACGTTCCGCTCGGCGGTGGCATCGGCATGGGTCTGCGCCAGTCGGACACCGAGCTGAAGGACAAGTTCGACGCAGCGATCACTTCGATGAAAGAAGACGGTTCGCTTAACGAGCTGCTGATCAAGTGGTTCGGCGAAGAGACCACCACCTACTAA
- a CDS encoding ABC transporter ATP-binding protein has product MTTPPVIEIRNLHKSYGDLEVLKGVDIRAEAGQVISLIGSSGSGKSTLLRCCNLLEDSQQGEVIFSGEPVTWKGEGLNRRPADTKQLLRIRTNLSMVFQQFNLWAHMTILQNVMEAPVTVLGRDKAEVEASARKYLDKVGIGDKCDAYPAQLSGGQQQRAAIARGLCMEPKALLFDEPTSALDPELEQEVVRVIKGLAQEGRTMIIVTHDMRMAHDVSDHVVFLHKGRIEEEGAPAQLFGSPKSERLQQFLSHSAPV; this is encoded by the coding sequence GTGACGACACCGCCAGTCATCGAGATACGCAATCTGCACAAATCCTATGGTGACCTCGAAGTGCTGAAAGGCGTGGACATCCGCGCCGAGGCAGGACAGGTCATTTCGCTGATCGGCTCTTCGGGGTCCGGCAAATCGACGCTTCTGCGGTGCTGCAACCTGCTCGAGGACAGTCAGCAGGGTGAGGTGATCTTCAGCGGTGAGCCGGTCACTTGGAAAGGCGAAGGTCTGAACCGCCGTCCTGCCGACACCAAGCAGCTTCTACGCATCCGCACGAACCTGTCGATGGTGTTCCAGCAATTCAACCTCTGGGCGCATATGACGATCCTGCAGAACGTCATGGAAGCTCCTGTCACCGTGCTTGGCCGTGACAAAGCCGAGGTGGAGGCAAGCGCGCGCAAGTACCTCGACAAGGTCGGCATCGGCGACAAGTGCGACGCCTACCCCGCGCAACTTTCGGGCGGCCAGCAGCAGCGTGCGGCGATTGCCCGCGGTCTCTGCATGGAGCCCAAGGCGCTGCTGTTCGATGAACCGACTTCCGCGCTCGACCCCGAGCTGGAACAGGAAGTCGTTCGCGTTATCAAGGGCCTTGCCCAAGAAGGTCGCACCATGATCATCGTGACCCACGACATGCGCATGGCCCATGACGTCAGCGACCACGTCGTATTCCTCCACAAAGGCCGCATCGAAGAGGAAGGCGCACCGGCGCAACTCTTCGGATCGCCCAAGTCGGAACGCCTCCAACAGTTTCTTTCGCATTCCGCCCCTGTGTGA
- a CDS encoding tellurite resistance TerB family protein, whose product MLSNLLRQLTAPTRPPLTETDARLAIGALLVRVARADGEYAPEEIDRIDRILAKQFDLSPFDATKMRRECEEIEAEAPDTVRFTRAIKESVALEKREGVIRAMWEVVLTDGDRDPEEDTLMRMVAPLLGLTDQDSNRIRLSLTRQ is encoded by the coding sequence ATGCTGAGCAACCTTCTGCGGCAGTTGACCGCCCCGACCCGACCGCCTCTGACCGAAACCGATGCCCGTCTGGCGATCGGGGCACTTCTCGTTCGCGTTGCACGCGCTGACGGTGAATATGCGCCTGAAGAAATCGACCGGATCGACCGTATTCTGGCCAAACAATTCGACCTCTCGCCGTTCGATGCGACCAAGATGCGCCGCGAGTGCGAGGAGATCGAAGCAGAGGCGCCGGATACCGTTCGCTTTACCCGCGCTATCAAGGAGTCGGTTGCGCTCGAAAAACGCGAAGGGGTTATCCGCGCGATGTGGGAAGTCGTTTTGACCGACGGAGACCGTGATCCGGAGGAAGATACCCTTATGCGTATGGTTGCGCCGCTTCTGGGCTTGACCGATCAGGACAGCAACCGTATCCGCCTCAGCCTAACAAGGCAGTAA
- a CDS encoding 23S rRNA (adenine(2030)-N(6))-methyltransferase RlmJ — protein sequence MLSYQHIYHAGNMADVQKHALLSWVLAYMTKKDKPLSYMETHAGRGLYELDSAEAVKTGEAKAGIDIAEKLGWFEADHPYAQALAEVRAKYGANTYPGSPLIASELLRAEDSLRLAELHPRENEALREVLGNLSVIEKRDGAEMANALCPPNPRRGVLLIDPSYEMKTDYDAMARLIQTVHRKWNVGVIMLWYPILTDGLHRPMIRALEQAIPDGIKHEVQFPPAREGHRMVGSGMFVVNAPYGLSDEMARLTTLYNALS from the coding sequence ATGCTCTCCTATCAGCACATCTATCACGCCGGTAATATGGCGGACGTCCAGAAGCACGCGTTGCTGTCTTGGGTGCTTGCTTATATGACCAAGAAGGACAAGCCGCTGAGCTACATGGAAACCCATGCGGGCCGCGGTTTGTACGAACTGGATTCGGCGGAAGCGGTGAAGACCGGCGAGGCGAAAGCGGGCATCGATATTGCCGAGAAACTGGGTTGGTTCGAAGCGGATCACCCTTACGCGCAGGCGTTGGCCGAGGTGCGCGCAAAATACGGGGCGAACACCTACCCGGGCTCGCCGCTCATTGCATCCGAGTTGCTGCGTGCCGAGGATAGCTTGCGTCTGGCTGAACTGCATCCGCGCGAAAACGAGGCGCTGCGCGAGGTTCTTGGCAATCTGTCGGTGATCGAGAAGCGCGACGGCGCTGAAATGGCCAACGCGCTTTGCCCGCCCAATCCACGTCGCGGAGTGCTGCTGATCGATCCGTCCTACGAGATGAAGACCGATTACGACGCGATGGCGCGGCTGATCCAGACCGTTCATCGCAAGTGGAATGTCGGCGTCATCATGCTCTGGTACCCGATCCTGACCGATGGTCTGCATCGTCCGATGATCCGCGCGCTGGAGCAGGCGATCCCGGACGGCATCAAGCACGAGGTCCAGTTTCCGCCCGCCCGTGAAGGTCACCGCATGGTCGGCTCGGGCATGTTCGTCGTAAACGCCCCCTATGGTCTGAGCGACGAAATGGCCCGATTGACGACGCTTTACAACGCTTTGTCGTGA
- a CDS encoding CTP synthase, whose protein sequence is MARYIFITGGVVSSLGKGLASAALGALLQARGFSVRLRKLDPYLNVDPGTMSPFEHGEVFVTDDGAETDLDLGHYERFTGVAARNTDSISSGRIYSNVLEKERRGAYLGKTIQVIPHVTNEIKDFLRQGEDEVDFMLCEIGGTVGDIEGLPFFEAIRQFTHERPRGECILMHLTLLPYLAASGELKTKPTQHSVKELQSIGLAPDVLVCRSEHPIPEKERDKIALFCNVRPDAVIPAYDLKSIYEAPLAYHGQGLDQAVLDAFGISPAPRPNLERWLDVQDRIHNTDGDVRVAIVGKYVQLEDAYKSIKEALTHGGMANRVKVHVEWVDAEDFDKEDVGERLGQYNAILVPGGFGERGTEGKIKAAQFARERKIPYLGICLGMQMAVIEAARNAAGIEKAGSEEFDHEAGAKRFEPVVYHLKEWIQGNQTVTRKETDDKGGTMRLGAYNASLKEGSRVAEVYGTTRIAERHRHRYEVDVKYREKLENAGLCFSGMSPDGRLPEIVEWQDHPWFIGVQFHPELKSKPFEPHPLFADFVRAAVENSRLV, encoded by the coding sequence ATGGCGCGTTACATTTTCATTACCGGCGGTGTGGTCTCGTCCCTTGGTAAGGGCCTTGCTTCTGCTGCTCTCGGCGCCCTGCTTCAGGCACGCGGTTTCAGCGTCCGTCTTCGCAAACTCGATCCGTATCTGAACGTCGATCCGGGCACGATGTCGCCCTTCGAGCATGGCGAAGTGTTCGTCACCGACGACGGTGCGGAGACCGACCTCGACCTCGGTCACTACGAACGTTTCACCGGCGTTGCTGCACGCAACACCGACTCGATCTCGTCGGGCCGCATCTATTCGAACGTGCTCGAGAAAGAGCGCCGCGGTGCCTACCTCGGCAAAACCATTCAGGTGATTCCGCACGTCACCAACGAGATCAAGGATTTCCTTCGCCAAGGTGAGGACGAAGTCGACTTCATGCTCTGCGAAATCGGCGGCACCGTCGGCGACATCGAAGGTCTGCCGTTCTTCGAAGCCATCCGCCAGTTCACCCACGAACGTCCGCGCGGCGAGTGCATCCTGATGCACCTCACCCTCCTGCCCTATCTGGCAGCGTCGGGCGAACTGAAAACCAAGCCGACCCAGCACTCGGTCAAGGAACTCCAGTCGATCGGTCTGGCCCCTGACGTTCTGGTCTGCCGCTCCGAGCATCCGATTCCCGAGAAAGAGCGCGATAAGATCGCCCTGTTCTGTAACGTGCGCCCCGACGCCGTGATCCCCGCCTACGACCTTAAGTCGATCTACGAGGCTCCGCTGGCCTATCACGGTCAGGGCCTCGACCAAGCCGTCCTCGACGCCTTCGGTATCTCGCCAGCTCCGCGTCCGAACCTCGAGCGCTGGCTCGACGTCCAGGACCGCATCCACAACACCGACGGCGACGTCCGCGTTGCGATCGTGGGCAAGTACGTCCAGCTCGAAGACGCCTATAAGTCGATCAAGGAAGCCCTCACCCACGGCGGCATGGCCAACCGTGTGAAGGTCCACGTCGAGTGGGTCGACGCAGAAGACTTCGACAAGGAAGACGTTGGCGAGCGCCTCGGCCAATACAACGCGATCCTCGTTCCGGGCGGCTTTGGCGAGCGCGGCACCGAGGGCAAGATCAAGGCGGCCCAGTTCGCCCGCGAGCGCAAGATCCCCTACCTCGGCATTTGCCTTGGTATGCAGATGGCCGTCATCGAAGCCGCGCGTAACGCTGCCGGCATCGAAAAAGCGGGTTCGGAAGAGTTCGACCACGAAGCAGGGGCAAAGCGTTTCGAGCCGGTCGTCTACCACCTCAAAGAGTGGATCCAGGGCAACCAGACCGTCACCCGCAAGGAAACCGACGACAAGGGCGGCACCATGCGTCTTGGCGCGTACAACGCCTCACTCAAGGAAGGTTCGCGCGTTGCCGAAGTTTACGGCACTACCCGCATCGCCGAGCGTCACCGTCACCGCTACGAGGTCGACGTGAAGTACCGCGAGAAGCTGGAGAACGCCGGTCTGTGCTTCTCAGGCATGTCGCCGGATGGCCGTCTGCCGGAGATTGTCGAATGGCAGGACCACCCGTGGTTCATCGGCGTCCAGTTCCACCCCGAACTGAAGTCCAAGCCGTTCGAGCCGCACCCGCTGTTTGCGGACTTCGTCCGCGCGGCGGTCGAGAACTCGCGACTGGTCTAA
- the secG gene encoding preprotein translocase subunit SecG: MESVVLVVHLIIALSLIGVVLMQRSEGGGLGMGGGGGGVMSARGAATALGKVTWGLAIAFIISSLALTIIARQQLGSSSTLDSLPAAEQSEDGTALPGLGSDLLPPVLPSDAANDAAPAEETDPDLPPAPASN, translated from the coding sequence ATGGAAAGCGTCGTACTCGTCGTACATCTGATCATCGCACTGAGCCTCATCGGCGTTGTCCTCATGCAGCGCTCCGAAGGCGGCGGCCTTGGCATGGGCGGCGGCGGTGGCGGCGTTATGTCCGCTCGCGGCGCAGCAACTGCGCTCGGCAAGGTCACTTGGGGCCTCGCAATCGCGTTCATCATCTCGTCTCTGGCGCTGACCATCATCGCACGCCAACAGCTCGGTTCGTCGTCCACTCTGGACAGCCTGCCCGCTGCAGAGCAGAGCGAAGACGGTACGGCTCTTCCGGGTCTGGGTAGCGATCTGCTGCCGCCGGTTCTTCCGTCGGATGCTGCAAACGATGCGGCCCCTGCTGAAGAAACCGACCCCGATCTGCCGCCGGCACCGGCGTCGAACTAA
- a CDS encoding GNAT family N-acetyltransferase: MVKSFDIRPAVAADAPAIADVQVASWNTTYRGLLPDALIDRITVPDRTQQWTRIINTLDENGTGKVFVCEADGKVVGFASVGAQREPNLKEKGYDAELTSAYLYQENQRQGIGNALVSACFEEGARLGYKGITAWVLTTNTPARAFYEKFGGEIIEERESDDRHEGVSETAYGWSDLAAKVAKSVS, translated from the coding sequence ATGGTTAAATCTTTCGACATCCGCCCCGCCGTTGCCGCCGACGCTCCCGCCATTGCGGACGTGCAGGTTGCCTCTTGGAACACGACCTATCGCGGGCTGCTGCCTGACGCGCTGATCGACCGGATCACCGTGCCTGATCGCACGCAGCAATGGACGCGGATCATCAACACCCTTGATGAAAACGGCACTGGTAAGGTGTTCGTCTGCGAAGCGGATGGAAAGGTCGTCGGCTTTGCTAGCGTTGGCGCGCAGCGCGAGCCGAACCTGAAAGAGAAGGGCTATGACGCGGAACTGACCTCTGCTTACCTCTATCAGGAGAACCAGCGCCAAGGCATCGGCAACGCGCTGGTGAGTGCCTGTTTCGAAGAAGGTGCACGACTGGGATATAAAGGTATCACCGCTTGGGTTCTCACAACGAACACGCCCGCGCGGGCGTTCTACGAGAAATTCGGCGGTGAAATCATCGAAGAACGCGAATCCGACGATCGTCACGAAGGGGTGTCAGAGACCGCTTATGGCTGGTCGGATCTCGCCGCTAAGGTTGCAAAGTCGGTGTCCTGA
- a CDS encoding adenylosuccinate synthase encodes MANVVVVGAQWGDEGKGKIVDWLSERADVIARFQGGHNAGHTLVIDGKVYKLHVLPSGVVRGGKLSVIGNGVVLDPWHLVKEIASVREQGVDISKETLMIAENTPLILPIHGELDRAREEAASAGTKIGTTGRGIGPAYEDKVGRRSVRVADLADDATLEARVDRALLHHNALRKGLGMEPVDRDALIAQLKEIAPSVLEFAAPVWKVLNEKRKAGKRILFEGAQGALLDIDFGTYPFVTSSNVIAGQAATGVGIGPGSIDYVLGIVKAYTTRVGEGPFPTELHDEDGQRLGERGHEFGTTTGRKRRCGWFDAALVRQTCATSGITGISLTKLDVLDGFETLKICVGYDLDGKQLDYLPTAADEQARCTPIYEEMPGWSESTEGARSWNDLPANAIKYVKRVEELIECPVALLSTSPEREDTILVTDPFAD; translated from the coding sequence ATGGCCAACGTAGTCGTCGTCGGTGCCCAATGGGGTGACGAGGGTAAAGGCAAGATTGTGGACTGGTTGTCGGAACGCGCCGATGTGATCGCGCGATTCCAGGGCGGCCACAACGCCGGCCATACGCTGGTGATCGACGGAAAGGTCTACAAGCTGCACGTTCTGCCTTCGGGCGTCGTTCGCGGCGGTAAGCTGTCCGTCATCGGCAACGGTGTCGTTCTCGACCCTTGGCACCTTGTGAAAGAGATCGCTTCGGTCCGCGAGCAGGGCGTCGATATCTCCAAGGAAACGCTGATGATCGCGGAAAACACGCCGCTGATCCTGCCGATCCACGGTGAGCTTGACCGCGCTCGCGAAGAAGCCGCTTCGGCTGGCACCAAGATCGGCACCACCGGTCGCGGCATCGGTCCGGCATACGAAGACAAAGTGGGCCGCCGTTCGGTTCGCGTGGCCGACCTCGCTGACGATGCGACGCTCGAAGCCCGCGTCGACCGCGCGCTGCTGCACCACAACGCGCTGCGCAAAGGTTTGGGCATGGAGCCTGTCGACCGTGACGCGCTGATCGCACAGCTCAAAGAGATCGCTCCGTCGGTTCTCGAATTCGCCGCTCCCGTTTGGAAGGTTCTGAACGAGAAGCGCAAAGCCGGTAAGCGTATCCTGTTCGAAGGTGCTCAGGGCGCGCTGCTCGACATCGACTTCGGCACCTATCCGTTCGTCACCTCGTCGAACGTGATCGCAGGTCAGGCCGCAACCGGTGTCGGCATCGGCCCGGGTTCGATCGACTACGTCCTCGGCATCGTCAAAGCCTACACCACCCGCGTGGGTGAGGGTCCGTTCCCGACCGAACTGCACGACGAAGACGGTCAGCGTCTGGGCGAGCGCGGCCACGAGTTCGGCACCACCACGGGCCGCAAGCGCCGCTGTGGCTGGTTCGACGCCGCTCTGGTCCGTCAGACCTGCGCGACTTCGGGCATCACCGGTATCTCGCTGACCAAGCTGGACGTTCTGGACGGCTTCGAGACGCTGAAAATCTGCGTGGGCTACGACCTCGACGGCAAACAACTCGACTATCTGCCGACCGCTGCGGACGAGCAGGCACGCTGCACCCCGATCTACGAAGAAATGCCGGGCTGGTCGGAATCGACCGAAGGCGCTCGTTCGTGGAACGACCTGCCGGCCAACGCCATCAAGTACGTCAAGCGCGTCGAAGAGCTGATCGAGTGCCCCGTTGCGCTTCTGTCGACCTCGCCGGAGCGTGAAGACACCATCCTCGTCACCGACCCGTTCGCTGACTGA
- a CDS encoding DUF2842 domain-containing protein has protein sequence MDYKRRKRLALLILLVGMPAYVIFAVTVMSNIDRFPKWVELPTYIFLGLAWALPFRWVFLGIGKEDPDKEKENAAASLVRGVFL, from the coding sequence ATGGACTACAAGCGTCGCAAACGGCTGGCGCTCCTGATCCTGCTGGTCGGGATGCCGGCCTATGTGATCTTCGCGGTGACGGTCATGTCCAACATCGACCGTTTCCCGAAGTGGGTTGAGCTGCCGACATATATCTTCCTCGGCCTTGCGTGGGCCCTGCCGTTCCGCTGGGTGTTCCTCGGCATCGGCAAAGAGGATCCGGACAAAGAAAAAGAAAACGCCGCGGCCAGTTTGGTCCGCGGCGTTTTCCTTTAG